A single region of the Palaemon carinicauda isolate YSFRI2023 chromosome 17, ASM3689809v2, whole genome shotgun sequence genome encodes:
- the LOC137656388 gene encoding uncharacterized protein, producing MWTLTAQAAKEWTHWLRTFTNFVEAVQLTTPTLDKLVLLTNYVAPSVYDYISECETYENAEEVLTSLYVKPNNEIFARHLLATRRQNSGESLDQFLQALKLLAKDCQFKSVTAEEACDSYVRDAFINGLVSGAIRLRLLENLTLSLNTAYEQARTLEMAQKHSASYSSAEPVNAAVSAMNREEESFSAENNSVSVSAATSSARCFFLWEQPASPNSVSC from the coding sequence ATGTGGACCCTGACTGCCCAGGCCGCCAAGGAGTGGACACACTGGCTGAGGACATTTACAAACTTCGTTGAAGCGGTGCAGCTGACTACCCCTACGCTTGACAAACTGGTTCTTCTCACTAACTATGTGGCTCCTAGTGTGTATGACTACATTTCTGAGTGTGAGACTTATGAGAACGCTGAAGAGGTTTTGACATCTTTGTACGTGAAACCgaacaatgaaatatttgccaGGCATCTACTTGCCACTCGCAGGCAAAACTCTGGTGAGTCCCTGGATCAGTTCCTGCAGGCACTGAAGCTACTTGCTAAGGACTGTCAATTCAAAAGTGTAACTGCGGAGGAAGCATGTGACAGTTATGTTCGGGATGCCTTCATTAATGGTTTGGTCTCTGGTGCAATACGCCTGCGTCTGTTGGAGAATTTGACACTGAGCTTAAATACTGCTTATGAACAGGCCCGCACTctagaaatggcccagaagcattcagcctcctactctTCAGCAGAACCTGTTAATGCTGCTGTGTCAGCAATGAATCGAGAGGAGGAATCGTTTAGTGCTGAAAATAACAGTGTGTCTGTTTCTGCTGCTACTTCTAGTGCTCGATgtttttttttgtgggaacaacCGGCATCCCCGAACTCAGTGTCCTGCTAA